The Marivirga tractuosa DSM 4126 genome contains the following window.
AAACAGTATCATCTTCGGTAAGTTGAAAAATTTCAAACTTATTATAGCTTAAAGATAAGGTGTCCAGAATTGTATATGTAAAATTATACCTATTTTCTTTTAGTTGATAAGAGTTTGGTAAAGATTCAAATGCTACAAATTCTAAATCTTCACTCAAACCCTCAATATCTATTTCCGGAAGTAAATATGGGCAGACCATACCGAGCAATTCGCTCCATTCATTATCTGTCAATCCTTCAACATAAGGTGGCTGTTCACCATTTAATTTATCAACTAAAAATTCGAATCTATCTATAATAGATTCATTCTCTTCTATCAAGGATATCAATTCATCTTTATTGCTTTCATAATATTTTATCTTTTCTAAAACGTCCTGTAACTCGTCAACATCATCTGGCAAACAATCAGGAAAATCCGACATCTGCTTTATGATTACTTTGTCTAACGGCCCCTTCTCGTAGTTCTCTATCCATGCGTTAATTTGTTGCTTATAAAACACTAATACTTCCCTAATTAATTCTTCTTGGACATTTTGAGAATCTTGTGCATTTTCTCCTTCACCTACGTCACCGTCAGGATTATACGGCCCACTCAGCTCTCCATCCTCATCCACCACATACACATTCCCCTCTTCATCTTCTAGCACAGTTTCCCCATCTTGATTTTCATCTGCTGTTTCTGGATCTATTTCAGTAGTATTGCCCTCCGTATCGGTCACGGTGATGGTGCCCTCTTCTTCATCATATTCCACATCCGCTATTTCTCCTTCTATATCGATATCGGTGTCGGGTAGCTCCTCGAAACTATTATCCGCATTCTCTGTCTGTTCGCCTGTTCCTTCTTCGCTGAGTTCTTCAATCACTTCATCCGTATCCAAAATAAAAGGACCGTTCGGATTGAGCGTGCTTTCCACATTCCCACCTATCAATTGCTTGTCAGTGTTTACCTTGATATCATTCAGTACTGCTTCCACTCTTGCGGAGTTGAAAAGCGGGACTTCGATCAACCCCATGCCTGTATAGGTTTCACCTGTTTTGATCACTTCCGTCAGGATGACGGTGAAGCCGGCTGCCGTTATCTGGTCACCTGCGTTTAGTTCTGCTATGGGCTCCCTGTTCTCTATTAAAGGAAGATCAGATTCTGCTCCGCAATCTAAGTCTTGTACATCCTGTTCTGGAGTGGAGAGTGTCAGGGTGTTTTCTGTCGTTCCCTCTAGGGCACCACAACTAGGCAATACTCTAATCTGGTATTCTGTATTGACTTGTAGATCATAGACCACCTTGGTTTCTATGTTGGTGCCATAGTTGATCCATTTTTCTTCTCCTTTCTCTCTGATTTGGGCTACATAACGATTGTGGTTCCAGCCACCTTCCCAAGTGATGCGGATCCGGTCGGTGCCCAGTGCCTCTGCCCCCAAATTGGTAATAGGAAGGCACTCATCCCCATATTTAAACCAGCGCACTTCGCTCTTGCCTTGGTTTTTAAATAAATCCCTTCCGTTAAGGTTTATTGCTTGTACCTGCCAGGCATAGCTCCTTCCAGGGATCAGCATGGCATCGTTCAATCCATAAAAATAACTGGTGGTCATGATTCTCCTTTCAAACAGTGGACGGGTTGTCCTTGCCACTTCGTTGGCATCCCGTCCTTCTGGCCAGATCTCCCAAAGCTTGAAGATATATTCGGTTTCGAAGGCACTGTTGGGAGAGGAAGTATGTCTTGGCGTCCATTGGAACTGTACTTGCTGCGGGTCTTGTATGCGGATTTTTTCTTGAAAGGGAAGATTCAGCAATGGCGGATCGTTGAGCACCAGCCACGCTATGGAAGTACCGATATTGCTGACCCTATTGTTTCTATTATAATCCAATACCTCAATCTTAAAATGATAAAAGCCTTCTGGCAGTTTCTGGGTAGAGGCCAGTTTGTTGCGATTGATGCCGCTGACTTCCATATTTTGGATGCGGAGGTATTGGGTCAGGTCGGTGGCATCCACTTGGTAGGGGATTCCGGGGTTCAATCTGATTGGCCCAGGACTGAAGCCTTGCCTGGTTCTGAGTCTAATTCCTGCCCCTTCTATGGTGATTCGGAGTTTTGCTTGATAATCGGTCTTCGTAAAATCCTTCAACAACAACTGGATGTTCCACTTCTTTTGGCTGGCATCGCTGTAGTCTGAGAGGTACAGGCTATAAGGAGTCATCAGGTTGGAAGTGACTTGGACGGGGTTGGAGGCGTTTTGGGCCTGTGCCGATACTGATAATAATAAAGTAATGGTAATTGATAGTAAGCACACGCGGTGCGTTAGCTTTGAAATGTACTTGGAGCACGAGCTAGAAGCTCGCGCTAACATTTTGGTGCTGGAAGCTCGCGCTATCAGGTATGGTTTTGGTTGAAGTTTAATGTCTGGGGATTTCTTTGGTTCTTTCTTTATTTTAAGTCCAAAAGTATGGGTTTTGGGGCGATTTCAAAAAATAATGTTGGAAAAATTAATTGGAGGGGGATTTTAGCGGGAAATGAAATGATGAATGATTAATGATTAATGATGAATTGATTTGAGTCCATCTCTGTACCTTGTCGGTTTTAAATTAAATTCTATTCCAGTTGTCAATAATTAAGCCATCCAAAAAGCGGAAATCTTTTTCATTATCTGTGACAAGAGTTAAATTATTTTTCAATGCAGAAATACCAATAAGAAGGTCAAACTCATCATGCATTGGTGTACCTTGTTTTCTTAGACGTGTTTTCTCTTTTGCATAAAGATCTACGCATTCATAAATTGGTATTATTGATAGCCCTTTTAGAAAATCATTAACAGCCTTATGTGATTTTTTTGGGTTATTACTATTTTCAGCCCCATATTTTAATTCAAAGACACTTATTTCTGAAATAAAGCAATTTTCTCTACCGATTTGATAAATTCTATCTTTTAAATCTAGTTCTCCTCGTAAGAAGAAAATACATATACTCGTATCAAGCAAATATTGCATCAAAAATTTAGGTCTCTTGATTTAAAATTTCTGTTAGCTTTTATTTCAGAAACAATTTCCTTGGCAGATTTATCTGAGACAAATCCCCCAAATGAATCATAAAAAACTTTATCATCATTGACCGTGTTCTTAGATAGGGACTTCTCTAACTTTTCAATCAATTTAATTTTAATCCGCTTACTGAGCATATCAAATATTTTCGAATAAGAATTCACAATATGTTTTTCCACTATTGTCATATAAGTATAAAGATAACTTTTATCAGATTCTTGAGCAAACTTAAAATACGAACTATTGCTTTTTGATAATAAAAGATGGTGAAAGATGGAAATATAAAAGCACAGAGGGCAGAGGGAAGTGCTGTTTGAAGTTTGAAAAGGGAAATTGAGATTAGGACGGAAACAGCTTGAAGTGGGAAGTCCCTAGTCTGTTAATTGGGGTGGGGATTTAAGTCAGTACCGAAGGTCGGACTTTTGTGTGAAGCCTTGCTATTAAAATGAAAGATGAAGACTGAAATACCTATCGCCAGCAACTTGGTGGTGATTTATACTAGGTGCCTCTGGCACGAATAAAAGCCCCCTAGCTCCCAAAATAATTTGGCATTCTATAGCTGATATCCGCCTGATGCGAAAGTAATTTCACCAGCCGGAGGCAGGCTGACGGAAGTAAAGGTCAGCACCGAAAGTCAGACAGGAATTACCTAAGAAAATACAGAAGGGGAGTTCCAAACTAATAATTGCCAATTATAGGTGAAAGCTATTTTACTGAGCTTAGATTATGATATTCTTGTAATATCGCTTTCCAAACTTTGTATTCATTGTTTTTTTATAAATCTAAATTTATTGCCCTCTTCTTTGGATTGCAAAACTGGCGTTATTGTCATTTTCCATTGTCAAATAAATCAGTTCCCAATCATATTTAACACAAAATTCAGAAACTGCTTCAATAACTCCAAATCTACTAAATCCATCCCTTGACCATCTTACAAAATCATGTCCAGTTAAAATACCATTTTCTTTAACCTTATTCCTGTAATCTACTAATTCTTGATATGTTACCTTGTAACTATGCCCAGTATCAATATAGACCCAATCGAAGTATTGGTCAGGAAACTCATTTACAACCTCTACTGATAAACCAAGGTTTATTTCAATTTTACCTGATCTAATTTCGCTATCAAAAGTTTCTTCTACAGATTTTCGTTTTTTTTGATTATACTTGTTAGTTCCCCAATAATCAACTAAATGTAGTTTTTTTGGTTTACATTCTTTTAGAATAAGTTTTGAAAAGTGTCCCTGATCAACACCTAATTCAGCCACAATTCCATTTTCAGGCAATAATCGTAGTAAATCTAACCTACTTGGTAGTAATTTTGCATTTTCTAAAAGTTGATCTGTGAAATTATATTTAGGTATTTTCTCTTCTTGCTGCTTTCTTAATTGCAAAAGTTTTCTTTTAAAGAGCTTAAAAATTGATTTCTTTATAATCTTTGGGCCAAAGATTGTCATTCTAAATACCATAAATTGAATTTAAATAGTCTATTTAACGAAAAGAAAGTTAAGATTTTTAGCTATAATTTTCACAGATTGCTATTAAAAATAAACGACAGTAAGAAGTTTGTGTGGAATATTTTATACTTAATTCAATAAATGATATACCATCTCAGGAGAAAATAGTATGATCTTTTTTATCAGAAATAGTTACTTTTACATAAATGAAATATATAAATATGATTTTAAAAGCATTAAAACTTAGGATGACTAAAATTACCCATCGTAAAGTTTCAATATCAAAAATCAAATGGAAAGTCCAATATCAAGATACAAGATTAAAACTTTCTTGATAAATTAGTTTACTTTGCAACATTATAAAATCCGTTGAGAATATTATAAAAACTATTAATTTATTCTGTAGTATGAAAAAAAGAAATGTGATTTTTGGAGTTGGGGGATTTGGAAGAGAAGTTTTAAGTTGTATGCTTGATTCATATAAAGGAACTGGCATAGACATTTCGAAAACCACAGTTTTTATGGACGAGGATCCAAAATGGATCAATCAAACCATAAATGGTTTAAAAGTTATTTCAAAGGAAGAGTTTAATGTGAAAAATGATGAATTAATAATTGCTGTTGGTGATCCTAAGACTAGACAAAAAATTGCAAATAGCTTTCCAAAAGAGACAACTTATTTTTCAATTATTCATCCTTCAGCAATCATATCACCGTGGACTAAAATTGGGAAAGGAGCTATAATTACAGCTGGCACAATTATCACTTGTAATATTGAAATTGGAGACCACTGTCATTTAAATTTAAATACCACAATTGGTCATGATTGCAAAATAGGAAATTACTTTACAACTGCTCCAGGAGTTAATATTAGTGGCAATTGTATAATTGAAGACAATGTATATTTCGGAACAGCCTCTGCTATTAGACAAGGAATAAATGTAGTCAATAATGTAACTATCGGTATGGGTTGTATGGTTGTTAAGAATATTGTAGAAAGTGGAGTCTACATCGGCAATCCAGCTAAAAAATTGAAGTAAATTACGAAATAGGCACTTCCGCTTTATTTCGTCAAATCCTTCTGTTATGTATTTTTTCTTAACAGGTCGCTATGATTAGCTTGAAACAATAAAATTCTATTTATTTTTTACACTAGCTCATTTAAATACACAGTTTCCAATTCTCTCCAAATTGTTTGACTACTAAATTGTTTAGAAAAAGAAATTCCATTTTGAGACATCTTTTCTCTTAATTTTAAGTCTGCAATTAATAAATTAATCTTTTCAGCCAATTTCTCAACGTTTTTCTTCGGCACAATAAAACCATTAAAATTATCCGAAACTGCATCCCTACAACCTGTTACATTATTGGTAATGGCAGGTATTCCTAAAGCAGCCGCTTGAATTAACACATTACCAAATCCTTCTCTATAAGAGGGCAATACCAATACATCGAAATTTGCCATAAAATATTCGACAGAGCTTTGAAAACCCACATAAATTAAGTTTTTATCCAGATCTCTATTTTTAAGCTCATGAGCAATCTCATCTGATTCCAAACTTCCGACCAATAACAATTGAACCTTTGAATGCATTCTTTTAATCATATCATAAGCTAAAAACAACTCCTTTAATCCTTTATCAGGATGTAATCTTCCAGCATAACCTATAGTGAAGTAATCTTTGTTAATACCGTAATCAGTTATTACCTTATTTAGTTTTGAATTATTTAATTTAGTTCTGTTAAATTTTTCTAAATTAATGCCATTACTACTTCCTTTCCCTAATACTACAGTTTTTACCTCTTTAAAAACCCCCTCACTTACTGCCAATTCTTTCAGACTTGGACTGATACAAATAATTTGATGTGCAAATCTTCCACAAACTGTTTCTAAGGTTTTTAAAATTTGTTTTTTTAGTCCTAATTCCGTCTCAAATCGGAATCCTCTACAAGTGTAGATACGGTTTGGCACCCTTAAAAGCCAGGAAGCTGTCATTAAAATTAATGAGGCTTTAGGAGTACCAGCGTTGACGATAGTTGGTTTGATTTGCCTTAACAATCTTATGGAGGAAAAAAGTGACTTAATATCTTTTAAAAGTGAGATTTCACGTTCAAAGTCAATAGGATGTGTAATGCCACCCTCTCTCTCTACCAGTGCTCTTGTCTTTGCTGCAACTTTTGTAATAATATGTACTTCATAACCCTTATCTTGAAAATATTTAACCTGACCAGTTATAAGTATAGCACTGACATCTGCAGTATACGCTAAAACAATTTTCTTTTTATTCTTTAACATTAGCTATTATCGATTGAAAAAAAGCTTTTCGTCTGTCATTCAATTTAAAGTATTGATAGTCCTTAGCTCTTTTAAAATTACGTATACTTTGATCTCTTAATAATTCCGGAGAATTTAAGAAGCTTTTAAGCTGATGTGACAAAGTATTGTAATCACCTGTTTGATGTAATGCCTTACTTGACAATAATTCAGGAATTCCACCTGTTGTTGCTCCCAAAACTGGACATGCCCTGCTCATGGCCTCAATGACAGAACGAGGTAAACCTTCTTGCCGCGAAGGATGAACATAAAGATGAAGCTGATCCAAAAAATTTAAAATCTCTGCTCCGGATTTCAATTTTCCAATTATTTTCACCTGTTCTGATACATTATATTCAATAGCTAATTTTTTTACCCAATCAGCATTACCCGGACCTACCATTCTTATTTCAAATGGAGGTAAATCCTTTTTTACTTTTGATAAAGCTTTAATTATTTCTTCATGACCTTTATATCGAACATTAAAGGAACCAATTAATCCAATAATACAGGTGGATTTATTATCTGCTTTCGATAATAAATCCTGCTTATTCAGTAAAGCAGTTTCATTCATATCCGGAATAATTGCATTAGTAGCATGAATACTTTTTCCTTTAGTAGGGTATCTTTTTTGCAAGAATTTTTCTGTCACATAAACAGCATAGTCGGCATTTCTAACTGCCCATTTCTGTCGTAAATAAGCAAAAGGAGCAATAAATCTCCCTAAAACACTTCCATGATTCCAGTAGGCATCCCATGGACAACCCACCACCTCCACCCAATACGGTTTTTTATGTTTCTTAGATATTCTGATGGCATTATATGGCATTTCGCCCGGCACTCTGGCAGCAATTGCGGAAACTTTCCTAAGCTCTTTTTCAAGCTTTTTATTGATAAAAAATAGATTTTTCAGAAATGCCTTGAGGCTTGAAATGTATTCAAAGGATTTAAATTCCACATCTGGTAAATCCGACTTACTAAGATTCTTAATTTGCTCAGTATCCGGTTCCTCTATCAGAGTTCCCATTACCACTAAATTATCAGCTACTTCCAGATACCGCTTCCACGCTTCCGCAGCCATTGGGCCCGAAGAATAAACATCTGACTTATTTACATAATATCGATGATCGTAAATAAATGCAATAGAATTAACCTTCATGAAACCGATATTTATACCATTCTAGTAAAACGAAAATATTCCAAAGCTTATCAGCATTTATTGGCTGGCCTTTAGACATTTTTCTATTTAATTTAAAGATCTCTTTTGGATTTGATATTCCTAGATCTGCCCATTTTGCAGATCGAAGTAATTCCTTCCACTCAGTGTTTAATTCTCCTAGCATCCATTTATATACAGGAATATCGAACCCCTTTTTCGGCCGTTCAAAAACATCTGGACTAATAAATCCTGAAAGATATCGCTTCAACAGTATTTTAGATTGATTTACATAATCAAGATCATCAAGATCATCAAGATCATAAATAAATGCAACCTTAAATGACACCTAAAAATACCTTTTCGTACTGACGGGAAACTACTTCTGTATTATACCTCCGCGATTGATTTAGTGCTGCTTTACTCAAATTAGCATAAATTACGTTCCCCTTTTTTAGGTCTATGATCTTTTTCGCCATAGCTTCATGATCACCAACGGGTACTAAAAAACCATTTTTACCCTCCTCAATAATTTCCGATGGACCATAAGGACAGTTTGTAGCTACGACAGGAAGACCATATGACATTGCTTCCACTATCACATTGCCAAAGCCCTCCCATCTACTAGATAAAAGCAATATATCAGCTGATATATAATACTTCCCAGGATCTGAAACATATCCTTCAAAAAATACTTGTTTCTCAATTCCCATTAATTTCACTTGGTCTTTTAGGCTTTCCTCTAATTTTCCATCCCCTAATATTCGCAGATTAAATTCAGTTCCTGATTTCTTTAAAACCTCAACTGTCCTCAACATGGTAGGGTAATCTTTTTGCTCCACTAGTCTACCAACCGCTAATAAAGCTATTGGGTCATTCAATCTATTTCTCGCGGATTCTACAAAGGTATTGGTGTCATCAATACCAATATTAGGAATAATAGAAAAACTACCAATTGTAGCAGGTATCATTCTTTCATAGGCTTTCGCAACTCCTGCTGATAAAGAAATACATTTAGAAGCGGAACCGTATGTCTTTTTAGCCAGCTCTTTTACAGAGGTGCCAATTACACCAGATAAATGATTCGGATTATTCTGCACCCCAATAATCGATGGTATCTCAATCTTTAGCGCTTTCATTAAGGACAGTAAAGCAACGTTGGGGCCATCCTGTAGTGAAAAAATTAAATCCGGCTTATATGATGTGATCTCTTTTTTAAGCCTGGGAATAGATTTTAGGAGTGATAGCGTATATGATCTAATATTTCGGTTAGGATATGATAGCTCTATTTCATCATTTAGCAGTGACTCATATCCACCTCCTCTTTGTGTTACTACAATTTTCACCTTCCAGCCTCTTTCCCATAGACCATTGCACAACCTCACCAGATGCTTTTCCGCACCACCTCTATGAATCTTTGAAGAAAAAATCAGGATCTTATTCATCGAGTCTGACAATTAATTTTTTACACTTTTCAACTTCCTCTTTGAAATAATCCCGAAGTGAGTCTAAGGCAACCATACTATCCCCGGATAGCTTTTGTTTTTTAGAATCTCCATGTACAATTTTTTTATAGCGGCCTTTTATTGGTGTCAAGAGCGGGGAATGTCTCAAAGACCCAAAGGCACTTTTCAAAAAACCATGTAATTGTGGATACTTAATTGATAAGGTTTTATTCTTGCTTGATTCCTTTATTGATATAGGGTCTAACCCGAGCCAGCTGAAAATAAGAGATGTGGTTTCTTCTTGTCTTTCTATTAAATCCTCAAATGAAATAAGTAGTACATTACTTGATCCAAGTTCCTGCTTCCATCTCTTCAAATGATCAGAATATGTTGAAATATGCAGTTCCTGTTCCAGAATATACTTGCTTTTTCGATGAGAAACATAATCAAGACTATTTCCCTTAAGTAGATCAGTGACATATTGACTAAAAGTGATAGACTGGGGTAATCGCCCGAGCATATCTCTTGTAAAAAAAAAACTTGACATCACCCGATCTGCAGGATCTCTGTAAACAGCGATTGCTTTAGACTCCCCACCCATGCTCGCAATAACTTTTAATGTCTCCTCTTGATACAATAAATGAGTTGTACCCTCTAAGATGTATTCCGCCTTTTTGGTGGAAAGTTCAAAAAACTGCGTCCATCCCTCTGCACCTTCTCTCCAATAATTAGAAGAACTATTTAACAGACCAAATTCTTGATCCAGCAAATAGAAGGTTTCCTTCGGTGATGAACTTACTACGGAAGGATGTTGCGAAAGAAGTGAAAAAAGAGTGCTAGTACCTGCCTTAGGTGGGCCGATTAGCCAAAGATTGGGAAACATATTATTTACTTGTTATAAGCTTTCTGCTTTTTCTAAATTAATTTTACCTTTTTAAGAGCTATAATAGCTTCTTAGGCAGGCTAGTTTAAACTAAATTGCCAGCCCAGTGTTGATCAAAAAAC
Protein-coding sequences here:
- a CDS encoding glycosyltransferase family 4 protein; protein product: MLKNKKKIVLAYTADVSAILITGQVKYFQDKGYEVHIITKVAAKTRALVEREGGITHPIDFEREISLLKDIKSLFSSIRLLRQIKPTIVNAGTPKASLILMTASWLLRVPNRIYTCRGFRFETELGLKKQILKTLETVCGRFAHQIICISPSLKELAVSEGVFKEVKTVVLGKGSSNGINLEKFNRTKLNNSKLNKVITDYGINKDYFTIGYAGRLHPDKGLKELFLAYDMIKRMHSKVQLLLVGSLESDEIAHELKNRDLDKNLIYVGFQSSVEYFMANFDVLVLPSYREGFGNVLIQAAALGIPAITNNVTGCRDAVSDNFNGFIVPKKNVEKLAEKINLLIADLKLREKMSQNGISFSKQFSSQTIWRELETVYLNELV
- a CDS encoding asparagine synthase-related protein, which encodes MSFKVAFIYDLDDLDDLDYVNQSKILLKRYLSGFISPDVFERPKKGFDIPVYKWMLGELNTEWKELLRSAKWADLGISNPKEIFKLNRKMSKGQPINADKLWNIFVLLEWYKYRFHEG
- a CDS encoding class I SAM-dependent methyltransferase, with the protein product MQLRKQQEEKIPKYNFTDQLLENAKLLPSRLDLLRLLPENGIVAELGVDQGHFSKLILKECKPKKLHLVDYWGTNKYNQKKRKSVEETFDSEIRSGKIEINLGLSVEVVNEFPDQYFDWVYIDTGHSYKVTYQELVDYRNKVKENGILTGHDFVRWSRDGFSRFGVIEAVSEFCVKYDWELIYLTMENDNNASFAIQRRGQ
- a CDS encoding sulfotransferase family protein, which produces MFPNLWLIGPPKAGTSTLFSLLSQHPSVVSSSPKETFYLLDQEFGLLNSSSNYWREGAEGWTQFFELSTKKAEYILEGTTHLLYQEETLKVIASMGGESKAIAVYRDPADRVMSSFFFTRDMLGRLPQSITFSQYVTDLLKGNSLDYVSHRKSKYILEQELHISTYSDHLKRWKQELGSSNVLLISFEDLIERQEETTSLIFSWLGLDPISIKESSKNKTLSIKYPQLHGFLKSAFGSLRHSPLLTPIKGRYKKIVHGDSKKQKLSGDSMVALDSLRDYFKEEVEKCKKLIVRLDE
- a CDS encoding glycosyltransferase, translated to MNKILIFSSKIHRGGAEKHLVRLCNGLWERGWKVKIVVTQRGGGYESLLNDEIELSYPNRNIRSYTLSLLKSIPRLKKEITSYKPDLIFSLQDGPNVALLSLMKALKIEIPSIIGVQNNPNHLSGVIGTSVKELAKKTYGSASKCISLSAGVAKAYERMIPATIGSFSIIPNIGIDDTNTFVESARNRLNDPIALLAVGRLVEQKDYPTMLRTVEVLKKSGTEFNLRILGDGKLEESLKDQVKLMGIEKQVFFEGYVSDPGKYYISADILLLSSRWEGFGNVIVEAMSYGLPVVATNCPYGPSEIIEEGKNGFLVPVGDHEAMAKKIIDLKKGNVIYANLSKAALNQSRRYNTEVVSRQYEKVFLGVI
- a CDS encoding glycosyltransferase family 4 protein, with the translated sequence MKVNSIAFIYDHRYYVNKSDVYSSGPMAAEAWKRYLEVADNLVVMGTLIEEPDTEQIKNLSKSDLPDVEFKSFEYISSLKAFLKNLFFINKKLEKELRKVSAIAARVPGEMPYNAIRISKKHKKPYWVEVVGCPWDAYWNHGSVLGRFIAPFAYLRQKWAVRNADYAVYVTEKFLQKRYPTKGKSIHATNAIIPDMNETALLNKQDLLSKADNKSTCIIGLIGSFNVRYKGHEEIIKALSKVKKDLPPFEIRMVGPGNADWVKKLAIEYNVSEQVKIIGKLKSGAEILNFLDQLHLYVHPSRQEGLPRSVIEAMSRACPVLGATTGGIPELLSSKALHQTGDYNTLSHQLKSFLNSPELLRDQSIRNFKRAKDYQYFKLNDRRKAFFQSIIANVKE
- a CDS encoding fibronectin type III domain-containing protein, with the protein product MCLLSITITLLLSVSAQAQNASNPVQVTSNLMTPYSLYLSDYSDASQKKWNIQLLLKDFTKTDYQAKLRITIEGAGIRLRTRQGFSPGPIRLNPGIPYQVDATDLTQYLRIQNMEVSGINRNKLASTQKLPEGFYHFKIEVLDYNRNNRVSNIGTSIAWLVLNDPPLLNLPFQEKIRIQDPQQVQFQWTPRHTSSPNSAFETEYIFKLWEIWPEGRDANEVARTTRPLFERRIMTTSYFYGLNDAMLIPGRSYAWQVQAINLNGRDLFKNQGKSEVRWFKYGDECLPITNLGAEALGTDRIRITWEGGWNHNRYVAQIREKGEEKWINYGTNIETKVVYDLQVNTEYQIRVLPSCGALEGTTENTLTLSTPEQDVQDLDCGAESDLPLIENREPIAELNAGDQITAAGFTVILTEVIKTGETYTGMGLIEVPLFNSARVEAVLNDIKVNTDKQLIGGNVESTLNPNGPFILDTDEVIEELSEEGTGEQTENADNSFEELPDTDIDIEGEIADVEYDEEEGTITVTDTEGNTTEIDPETADENQDGETVLEDEEGNVYVVDEDGELSGPYNPDGDVGEGENAQDSQNVQEELIREVLVFYKQQINAWIENYEKGPLDKVIIKQMSDFPDCLPDDVDELQDVLEKIKYYESNKDELISLIEENESIIDRFEFLVDKLNGEQPPYVEGLTDNEWSELLGMVCPYLLPEIDIEGLSEDLEFVAFESLPNSYQLKENRYNFTYTILDTLSLSYNKFEIFQLTEDDTVLVNNYSDLDTGKENSFIDTQDQDSIGWSGKDINGDYIKAGDYLVNIVASIDSSYSNGFQDSSEIRIFPFDMSITDDVEFEGFDSSDPAGCFRRAADMLENAGYETVAPNHEDIVQMTRNNEDDILEIQDNIVDGIHLINEYLDDDIPIMDGVDYRAGHPGNLDETTDHWLVIVGRTTTNNQTCYRYYDAQTAHETIGTSSENQLCEQDDYTLTDTYREGSVYERTYTVTMVRPSEEIND
- a CDS encoding PIN domain-containing protein codes for the protein MQYLLDTSICIFFLRGELDLKDRIYQIGRENCFISEISVFELKYGAENSNNPKKSHKAVNDFLKGLSIIPIYECVDLYAKEKTRLRKQGTPMHDEFDLLIGISALKNNLTLVTDNEKDFRFLDGLIIDNWNRI
- a CDS encoding acetyltransferase; translated protein: MKKRNVIFGVGGFGREVLSCMLDSYKGTGIDISKTTVFMDEDPKWINQTINGLKVISKEEFNVKNDELIIAVGDPKTRQKIANSFPKETTYFSIIHPSAIISPWTKIGKGAIITAGTIITCNIEIGDHCHLNLNTTIGHDCKIGNYFTTAPGVNISGNCIIEDNVYFGTASAIRQGINVVNNVTIGMGCMVVKNIVESGVYIGNPAKKLK